In Candidatus Zixiibacteriota bacterium, a single genomic region encodes these proteins:
- a CDS encoding inorganic phosphate transporter: MYDSYLLILIITAALMYDFVNGFHDAANAIATTVATHALSPRKAIIMARTLNFVGALVHTAVAYTIGKGVVDSQFITLPMLLAATMGAVLWGYFTWYFGLPSSSTHALVGGLMGVALYASSFDFSILMAKGIKKILFAMVVSPVAGLIGGALLLFIFSWAVWSSPYRKSAIFFKRLQVVSAAFVAFTHGMNDAQNAMGIITIALLTAGSIDYFHVPFWVRFVSAFMIGLGTSVGGWRIMKTMGRKMTHLHEPIDGCAAETAAGTVILVASLAGAPISTTQVATGAIAGGAMARRFGNVNYRIIGNILLAWVFTFPGAGLFGIFTYMIVNLIFPR, encoded by the coding sequence ATGTATGATTCCTATCTGCTGATACTGATTATCACGGCCGCCCTGATGTATGACTTCGTGAATGGTTTTCACGATGCCGCCAATGCCATTGCCACCACTGTTGCGACTCATGCCCTTTCTCCCCGTAAAGCTATTATTATGGCGCGGACGCTTAATTTCGTCGGCGCTCTTGTCCATACCGCGGTTGCCTACACTATCGGGAAAGGGGTGGTCGATAGTCAGTTCATCACCTTGCCGATGTTACTTGCGGCCACCATGGGGGCGGTACTGTGGGGTTATTTCACGTGGTACTTTGGGCTCCCTTCTTCGTCAACCCACGCCCTGGTCGGCGGTCTTATGGGAGTGGCTCTCTATGCGAGCAGTTTCGATTTCAGCATCCTGATGGCCAAAGGAATAAAGAAGATTCTCTTTGCCATGGTCGTATCACCGGTCGCCGGTTTAATCGGCGGAGCACTCTTGCTCTTTATATTCAGCTGGGCGGTCTGGAGTTCGCCCTATCGCAAATCGGCCATCTTCTTTAAGCGCCTGCAGGTAGTCTCGGCGGCATTTGTGGCATTTACTCACGGAATGAATGACGCTCAAAACGCTATGGGAATTATCACTATAGCTCTATTGACCGCGGGCTCCATCGACTACTTCCATGTTCCCTTCTGGGTCCGCTTTGTCTCAGCATTCATGATTGGTCTCGGAACCTCTGTCGGCGGATGGCGGATAATGAAAACGATGGGGCGCAAGATGACCCATCTGCATGAGCCTATCGACGGTTGCGCCGCCGAGACCGCCGCCGGAACGGTAATTCTGGTCGCCTCCCTTGCCGGCGCCCCAATTTCGACCACCCAGGTTGCCACCGGCGCTATCGCCGGAGGCGCCATGGCGCGACGGTTCGGGAATGTCAACTACCGGATTATCGGAAATATCCTCCTGGCGTGGGTATTCACCTTCCCAGGCGCCGGGCTCTTCGGAATCTTCACCTATATGATAGTCAATCTGATTTTCCCCCGGTGA
- a CDS encoding DUF47 family protein, with amino-acid sequence MSTTEERRGLLKRVRSIRILPPKDSRFYNYFDELSGHLVEASEDLVKLFQAALNERDHLEEKIHSAFVRCSRISELIEELLHISQQPPFERTEIMELTRNLVRIIKYIKHAANRYVIYSFPTSDKEMRELAPVINSACVEIAAAIKQLPRNRNLDSYLNAINRYEVHADNIYHNGLKRRFAEIRQNRIDSEKMIEDFRSRDDAKSSHADLLNIDFSNVQYTRHVAIFFILREVYVELEKASDACTDVASSLKRMVAGNV; translated from the coding sequence ATGAGTACCACGGAAGAACGGCGCGGACTGCTCAAAAGAGTCAGGAGTATCAGAATCCTGCCGCCCAAGGACTCCCGCTTTTACAATTACTTTGATGAATTGTCCGGACACCTGGTCGAAGCGAGCGAAGACCTGGTAAAACTATTTCAGGCGGCTCTCAACGAGCGCGACCATCTTGAAGAAAAAATCCACTCCGCCTTTGTCAGATGCAGTCGCATCAGCGAATTAATTGAAGAGTTGCTTCATATCTCCCAGCAGCCGCCTTTTGAACGGACGGAAATAATGGAACTGACGCGCAATCTCGTGCGGATTATCAAATATATCAAACATGCCGCCAACCGCTATGTCATTTACAGTTTCCCCACCAGCGACAAAGAGATGCGGGAGTTAGCCCCGGTTATTAATAGCGCCTGCGTGGAAATCGCCGCCGCAATCAAGCAATTGCCCCGTAACCGGAACCTTGATTCTTATCTCAATGCCATCAACCGCTATGAAGTGCACGCCGACAATATCTATCATAACGGCCTCAAGCGCCGCTTCGCCGAAATTCGCCAGAACCGGATCGACAGCGAAAAAATGATTGAGGATTTCCGCTCCCGCGATGACGCCAAATCCTCCCATGCCGACTTGCTGAACATCGATTTTTCCAACGTCCAGTACACCCGGCATGTCGCTATCTTCTTCATTCTTCGCGAAGTTTATGTCGAACTGGAAAAAGCCTCCGACGCCTGCACCGATGTTGCCTCGAGCCTGAAGCGGATGGTGGCCGGGAATGTATGA
- a CDS encoding DUF3470 domain-containing protein yields MAHIVAEPCIKCKNTDCAEVCPVNAFREGKNMLVIDPKICIDCRLCVDECPVKAIFPDEELPEEWWEYVEINAKYSRLWPEISQKKEPLPTSEQFAAIKNKKEYFDPEPGP; encoded by the coding sequence ATGGCTCATATCGTCGCCGAACCATGTATCAAGTGCAAGAATACCGACTGCGCCGAAGTCTGTCCCGTTAACGCTTTCCGCGAAGGGAAAAATATGCTGGTCATCGATCCCAAAATCTGTATCGATTGCCGTCTCTGTGTCGATGAATGCCCGGTCAAAGCGATATTTCCCGATGAAGAACTTCCCGAAGAGTGGTGGGAATATGTGGAAATAAATGCCAAGTACTCCAGGCTCTGGCCCGAAATTTCCCAGAAAAAAGAACCGCTGCCAACCTCCGAGCAGTTTGCCGCTATCAAGAATAAGAAAGAATACTTCGACCCGGAACCGGGTCCTTGA
- a CDS encoding VWA domain-containing protein: protein MRFIYSEWNEAFVQKIKSMRDLLSIFNYILLLVNGDVDKALQMMERLQQMGQLPPDFDLEQFRKELTDKNVVAMQREKTILTRKGELGLRRQAFENIFERLKSSGIGNHPLPTGGGNSSEEPLPEKRRYDFGDDLLYLDLKGSLFNTIARTGSLGMEMSHDDLEVYDTARTTSCSTVMLIDISHSMILYGEDRITPAKQVALAFTELILTKYPKDTLNIVLFGDNAQEISISDLPYIGVGPFHTNTKAGLQMARQILLRKKSANKQIFMITDGKPSMIIKPSGRPYKNPIGLDPVIVNRTLDEAIICRKKKISITTFMITDDPYLQEFVRKLTELNRGRAYFASADNLGDYLFYDFMNNRRKAG, encoded by the coding sequence ATGCGTTTTATCTATTCGGAATGGAACGAAGCCTTCGTGCAGAAAATCAAGAGTATGCGCGACCTTCTTTCCATTTTCAATTATATCCTGCTTCTGGTCAATGGCGACGTCGACAAAGCGCTCCAAATGATGGAGCGTCTGCAGCAAATGGGCCAGCTTCCGCCCGATTTTGACCTGGAGCAGTTCCGGAAAGAATTGACAGATAAAAACGTAGTGGCAATGCAGCGGGAGAAGACGATATTGACCCGCAAGGGAGAACTGGGACTTCGCCGCCAGGCCTTCGAAAATATTTTTGAAAGGCTCAAATCCTCCGGCATCGGGAATCATCCGCTGCCGACCGGCGGCGGCAACAGTTCTGAGGAACCGCTTCCGGAGAAGCGCCGCTATGATTTCGGCGACGACCTCCTCTATCTCGACCTGAAAGGCTCCCTGTTCAACACCATCGCCCGCACCGGCTCGCTGGGGATGGAGATGAGCCATGACGACCTGGAAGTCTATGATACCGCCCGCACCACCAGTTGCTCGACAGTCATGCTGATCGATATCTCGCACTCCATGATACTTTACGGCGAAGACCGCATTACCCCCGCCAAACAGGTGGCGCTTGCTTTCACCGAACTGATTCTGACCAAGTACCCCAAGGATACGCTCAATATCGTGCTGTTCGGCGATAACGCCCAGGAGATAAGTATTTCCGACCTTCCCTACATCGGCGTCGGTCCCTTTCATACCAATACGAAAGCCGGGCTGCAGATGGCACGTCAGATTCTGCTTCGCAAGAAAAGCGCCAATAAGCAGATTTTTATGATTACCGACGGCAAGCCGTCGATGATAATCAAGCCGAGCGGCCGTCCCTATAAAAATCCTATCGGTCTCGACCCGGTCATTGTCAATCGAACTCTCGATGAAGCAATCATCTGCCGGAAGAAAAAAATCTCCATCACCACCTTCATGATAACCGATGACCCCTACCTGCAGGAGTTTGTCCGGAAATTGACAGAGCTGAATCGGGGGCGAGCCTATTTTGCTTCGGCTGATAATCTCGGGGACTATCTCTTTTATGATTTCATGAACAACCGCCGCAAAGCCGGATGA